TAGCCTCCGGCATACTTCCCGGTAAATTGTTGCAGGGTACCACTCACGGGTGCTTTGATAAGGTTCCATTCTTTTTCTTTGGTGAGCTGCCGGTTATCCGCGCGCAGGCGATTATCGTCCAGTCGCAGCTGGTTGAGGTCAGTAGCCCAGGTACTGCGCTGTTGTTGTACGGCAGATGTATAAGCCGCTTTACTTTTTTCGTAGTCATATTTCCGGTCGAGGTATTCCTTTTTTGCGATTACTTTTTCTTTGAAGAGCTTCTCGTACATCTCCAGGTCGAGTTTCAGCTTTTCTACGGTGGCGGCCTGTTCCTGCAGGGAGGCGTTGAAGCGGGCATATTGCTGCTGATACAATGAGGATTGCAGCCTGCTGCCACCGGCTACCAGTGTTTCGAGGTCCTTTATCTGGGTTTCCCGCTGCGATAGCTCGAAATTATTCTGCGTCAGTTTGCTGTTGCTGATATCTTCCTGTAAACGCAGGAGTACCTGTCCTTTTTGAACGCTGGCACCATCGGTTACCAGTATCTGTTCTATGGTACCTGCAACCAGGCTCCGCAACTCCGTTTTTTCGGTGATGGGCCGTACTATTCCGCTGGCGGCGATAGAAACATCTACCCTGATGAACGGCAAAGCTGCCAATATACACAGGATAGCTAACAGTACGGTGATGTAAATGATCTGGGTATGAACACGTACCCTGGGCAGCCAGTTAAATACGGAACGCTGCATGATGGCAGCAGGAAAGAGCGCGGGCTTCATGAACGGGATCAAATGGTCTGATCTAATATAGCCAATTAGTGTTCAGGAGAGGCAGGGCGGTAGAACAAAGGATAAACTGAACAACATAATTTAAAATGAATGAAAATGAACACCCTATCTGAGCGGAGTTAATCCTGAAGGGTTTAATTTAGAAATAGTAATAATGTTCAGAGAGTCGTGAACTGATAGTAGAGTTAATCGTCATTTATGCCTTCCTTCAATCTATAGCGGATTTATACGGTTGCCTCGTCATCGGAGGGCAAGTTTTTCACCGTATTCCATCACTTAAAAATAAATTATATGAACAACTTCGAACAACTGACACAGTTAACAGAATTGAATGCTGAAGAGGCTATGGATATCAATGGAGGTGGCCTTGTGAGCGGCCTCCTATATGAACTGAATTCGGTTCTTCCTCAAGCGTATACACAAGCGTTGTCGAGAATCGTTGATGAGTTGCATAATGATCTCATGAAAGGATCGGAAGTCGTAGAGCATGATCTTTTGCTTGTGCTATCTGCTATCAAAAAAATAACACTTTAATCAAAAAAATACGACAATACAGGGATCCCTTTGGGAAATGCGGAAGGCTTTTAATTCCAGAAACCGGGCTCTTATTTCATCACCCAAAATAAATCATATGAAAAACATTGAACTCCCCGAGCAATTTACAGCATTGAATGCCAGTGAAACCATGGATATCAATGGTGGCAGCCTGGGCTCTCTTGTGAGCACCCTTGGGAACGGGCTGGGCACTACGTCCGGCACCTTACAGAGCGGTACCAATAAACTGCTTGGTACAGCAACTGGTGGTATAGGCCAAACCCTCTCAACCCTGTGGTCTGCGTTGCATGTCCAGGTAACCGTAGGGTAATGGACTGAAGAGGCTGTTCCGGGTAAAGGGCAGCCTCTTTAGATTCTGGCGATATTGCCTTCCGGTAAAATGCGGCGAAGATTATATAGCATTTCGAATACTGTATAATTTTCGCTACATTACTTCTCTATGAAAAAACGCATTGCTTCTCTGGATATACTGCGAGGCATGATAATGGTAGTCATGGCGCTAGACCATGTCAGAGATTTCACTACCAACACCCGGTTCAGCCCTACCGACCTGGCGCAAACCACCCCTGCCCTGTTTTTCACCCGGTGGATCACGCATTTCTGTGCTCCCGTATTTATATTCCTCGCCGGTACCGGCGCTTTCTTTTATGGTGTAAAGCAGCATAACCCTGCGCAACTCTCCCGTTTTCTGTGGACCCGCGGCCTGATGCTGGTTATCTTTGAATTCACCATTATGAATTTTGCGAATACCTTTAATTTCAATTACAATCTTATTATACTGCTGGTACTCTGGGTGATTGGTATGTGCATGATCATTATGGCTGCACTGGTACGTCTCCCGGTTAAATGGATAGCTGCCATAGGCCTGCTGCTCATACTGGGACATAATGCGCTGGATGGCATTAAGGCAGAGCGCTTTGGCTCCCTGCGTGCAGTATGGATGATATTGCATGTGCCAGGGGTGTTAACCATCTTCGGAAAAACAACAGTGGTATTCGCGTATCCCATCATACCCTGGATAGGCGTAATGGCCGTTGGTTATAGCTTCGGCCCTGTATTTCAGATGGAAGTGCGTCGAAGAAGAAAGATACTATGGCAGCTGGGTATTGCCACCATATTGGCATTTGTACTGATCAGGGGTATAAATATTTATGGAGATCCTGTACCGTGGTCTTCTCAAAAAAACACGTTGTTTACCTTTCTCTCTTTTCTCAATACCAACAAATACCCGCCTTCTCTCTGTTTCCTGCTGATGACATTAGGGCCTGCATTTGTATTATTGGCTGTTATAGAGACAGGAACAGGCAAGGTGGGCGAATTTTTCATCGTGTATGGCAGGGTGCCGCTCTTTTATTATATCGTACATTTTTACCTGATCCATATTTTTTCACTGGTACTGGGCGTCATACAAGGCTTTCCTGCAACAAACTTCCTGCAATTCGTTGATGGCTTTCCGGCTGGTTACGGATTAAACCTGTGGGGGGTATATGGTGTGTGGATTTTAACGGTGCTGGTAATGTATCCGCTCTGCAAATGGTATGGTGGTTTGAAAAGCAGGAGTAGTAGTGTGTTGTTGAGTTATGTTTGATGTCGTGGTATCCCCCTCCCCGCTCATCCCAATTTAACTTTAAGGTAATATTCGCACAATACCTTAGCACCCAATATGGACCATCTGCATGATCAAGAGTTACTTGCATTGCTGAAAGAAGGCAACCACCATGCTTATGAGCAATTATTTGTCCGTTACTGGAAGCTGGTCTTTACAATAGCGCACCATAAATGCGGCGATGAACATGCCGCCCTCGACATTGTCCAGGATATATTTTTTCACCTATGGGAAAACAGGCAGCAGCTCCTTATTACCGGTAATTTTACTGCCTGGCTAACTGCCGTGGTCAAACATAAGGTGATCGACTGGTACCGGGCAACAAAATCACGGGATCAACAGAAAGCAATGCTGCTGTTGCAATTACAGTCACAATCGGCCGGAGAAGAAAAAGCAGTTAACCACGCCGCTATCCGTCAGCTGCAGACCGATTTCCATAATGCTGTTGAACAGCTCCCCGAACGCATGAAAGCCGTCTACCTGATGAGCCATCATGCCAACCTGCCTATTGCAGAAATAGCGCGTAAGCTGTCGCTAAAACCTCAAAGCGTAAAGAATCATTTGCAAAAAGCAAAGGAGAAACTCCGTAAAATGCTGGAGCATCACTTATCATTGTTCTGGTAACAATTTCGTAACATACCTGATAGGGTACTCTCAGCTATTCCCTCCGAGATAACAGGGTATGGAACAATCACCGCAACCCATTAACGACCTGTTGCAAAAGTATCTGCAGGGAGCATGCACGCCAGCCGAGGAAAAAATGGTGGATGAATGGTACGATCAACTGGCCATCACATCCGGCACGTTTACCGACGAGCAAAGCAGGCTTAAAGAGGCTTACCTCCGCGAACGCCTGCCTGCCCTGCCTGCCCGATTGCGCGTTTCCCGCAAACGCATATTAGCACGGGTGAGCATAGCGGCAGCCCTTACCGGCATACTGGTCACCACCTCCATATACGGCTATCGCTACCTTCGCAGCCGCACTGAAAAAAACTATACCTGGCAACTGGCATCCACCAATAATCAACAGAAAAAGATCCTGCTGCCCGATGGTACGGAGGTATGGCTCAACAGGTTCTCTCAGCTGGAGTGGCAGGAACCATCAACTGATAGCATCCGGCTCGTAAAGTTGCAGGGGGAAGCGCTATTCCGCGTTTCCACTCATCCAACACGGCCGTTTGTAGTGCAGGCTGCCGGCACGCGTACCATTGTGCTGGGTACAGCGTTTAACGTAGAAGCCTATACGGATGAAAAACAGGTGAAGGTAGCGCTGCTGAGTGGGAAAGTCCGCTTCCACCCTGCGGATACTGTTGCTGATGCCCTGCTCCAACCGGGTAAAATGGCGATCTGGTCAAAAGAACTTAACAGTATGCAGGTAACAAATGTGAGTGATAATGTAAGTGCCTGGACAACCGGCTTCACCGTATTTAATGAAGTACCGCTGTCAGAAGCTATTGAAAGGCTGGCAAAACGCAATAACTGGCAAGTGATCTGGAAGAATAAAAACCGCCCGCAAACGCCTGTATCCGCCACTTTTGCAAGGGAAACACCCGCTCAGATGCTGGCAGGCATTACTTTCATACATCAACTGAAATACCGCTTACAGGGAAATACATTAGTCATCTATTAATCACATACTAACAGAAAAAAGGGAGCTGCTACGAACAGCCCCCGGAGAAAATTAAAAAAAATGATAAGCAAATGTAACATGATTTTGGGGCAATCCCAAAAACGGATGTGTCGTGCCTGTTGGCGTCCATGGTGGGGATATATCCTTTTATGCCTGTTGTACTGCCCCGTTGCCGCGGTGGCGCAAACCTATCAGCTGTCTGAAAAGATCTCGCTGTCTCTTACCGGCACTAATGCAGCGGCGGTACTGGAAGCGGTAGACAAACAAACCAATTTCAGTTTCACTTATTCAAAAGCAGATTGCCGGGCCATCTCCATTGAAAAGATCAACTGGCACATGGTACCGCTGCAACAGGTATTAACGGAGCTGAAAGACAGGTACCACCTGCAATATCTTGTGGTAGGAGG
The genomic region above belongs to Chitinophaga sp. 180180018-3 and contains:
- a CDS encoding HlyD family efflux transporter periplasmic adaptor subunit translates to MKPALFPAAIMQRSVFNWLPRVRVHTQIIYITVLLAILCILAALPFIRVDVSIAASGIVRPITEKTELRSLVAGTIEQILVTDGASVQKGQVLLRLQEDISNSKLTQNNFELSQRETQIKDLETLVAGGSRLQSSLYQQQYARFNASLQEQAATVEKLKLDLEMYEKLFKEKVIAKKEYLDRKYDYEKSKAAYTSAVQQQRSTWATDLNQLRLDDNRLRADNRQLTKEKEWNLIKAPVSGTLQQFTGKYAGGYVQTGDLLGVISPDSNMIAECYVSPRDIGYLKKGMPVRFQVDAFNYNEWGMVKGEILSIDNDFVLINNQPAFKVRCRFASTTLSTTHGVSASLKKGMTLQARFILTKRSLFQLLYDKTDDWINPNNRKSPVVAGVAENKN
- a CDS encoding heparan-alpha-glucosaminide N-acetyltransferase domain-containing protein, whose protein sequence is MKKRIASLDILRGMIMVVMALDHVRDFTTNTRFSPTDLAQTTPALFFTRWITHFCAPVFIFLAGTGAFFYGVKQHNPAQLSRFLWTRGLMLVIFEFTIMNFANTFNFNYNLIILLVLWVIGMCMIIMAALVRLPVKWIAAIGLLLILGHNALDGIKAERFGSLRAVWMILHVPGVLTIFGKTTVVFAYPIIPWIGVMAVGYSFGPVFQMEVRRRRKILWQLGIATILAFVLIRGINIYGDPVPWSSQKNTLFTFLSFLNTNKYPPSLCFLLMTLGPAFVLLAVIETGTGKVGEFFIVYGRVPLFYYIVHFYLIHIFSLVLGVIQGFPATNFLQFVDGFPAGYGLNLWGVYGVWILTVLVMYPLCKWYGGLKSRSSSVLLSYV
- a CDS encoding sigma-70 family RNA polymerase sigma factor, which produces MDHLHDQELLALLKEGNHHAYEQLFVRYWKLVFTIAHHKCGDEHAALDIVQDIFFHLWENRQQLLITGNFTAWLTAVVKHKVIDWYRATKSRDQQKAMLLLQLQSQSAGEEKAVNHAAIRQLQTDFHNAVEQLPERMKAVYLMSHHANLPIAEIARKLSLKPQSVKNHLQKAKEKLRKMLEHHLSLFW
- a CDS encoding FecR domain-containing protein, with protein sequence MEQSPQPINDLLQKYLQGACTPAEEKMVDEWYDQLAITSGTFTDEQSRLKEAYLRERLPALPARLRVSRKRILARVSIAAALTGILVTTSIYGYRYLRSRTEKNYTWQLASTNNQQKKILLPDGTEVWLNRFSQLEWQEPSTDSIRLVKLQGEALFRVSTHPTRPFVVQAAGTRTIVLGTAFNVEAYTDEKQVKVALLSGKVRFHPADTVADALLQPGKMAIWSKELNSMQVTNVSDNVSAWTTGFTVFNEVPLSEAIERLAKRNNWQVIWKNKNRPQTPVSATFARETPAQMLAGITFIHQLKYRLQGNTLVIY